In Pasteurella dagmatis, the sequence AAGTAAGTCACGTAAGGTTTCACGACGTCCTTCACTCTCCACAGAGAAAACAACATTGCCTTTAAATTGTTCAGTAAATTGACGTAATAATTTTAACGGTTCTTTTTGTTGTGATTGAATCGTCAGCTCAGGTAATGCTTGTACGGCTAAATTTTTCTGACGCACTGAAGAACGCACTTTTTCTGCGTTAAAGCTGATTCTCGGGTAACGTTTTAATTCACGATTAATTTCATCAATACGTAACCATAAACGTTCTGGTGCTAACAAAGGTCGCATCGGATCGACTTTACGGCTTTCGTAGCGTTGCTGTGCATCTTGGTAAAAACGTTCGCCTTGTGCTTGAATATCGCCTATATCAATCCATAAACTATTTTTCGGTAAATACGCAAACAGCGTTGCCATTTGCTCGAAGAAGAGTGGCTGCCAATATTCAATACCGGAAATTAATGTGCCTTTGCTAACTTGTTGGTAAATATGTTCAGGATCACGACGAATCTCGCCAAAGGTTTCTCGGAATTGGGAACGGAAAAATTCAATGCCTTTTTCATCGGTCGGAAACTCGTGAGCCGGCAATAAATTAATTTCTTTGATTTCTTCTAATGTGCGCTGTGTATCCACATCAAATGTGCGAATGGTATCAATTTCATCATCAAAAAAATCTAAGCGAAAAGGCACCGCACTTCCCATCGGGAAAAGATCCAACAACGCACCACGCACTGCGTATTCGCCGTGTTCAAGCACTTGCTCCACAGCACGATAGCCAGCACTTTCCAGTTGTAAACGTATTTTATTAATTTGTAATCGATCACCTTTTTTAATTAACAGCACATTATGTTGTAAAAATTCCGGTGGACATAAACGTTGCATTAAGGTGCTAATTGGTAAAATCAAAATTCCTTTTTGACGATGCTGTAATTGAAATAACGCACTTAAACGATAGGAAATAATTTCTTGATGAGGAGAAAAGGCATCATAAGGTAAAGTTTCCCAATCGGGGAAAAATGTAATTGGATGTTGGCTGAATTGCGATAAAACTTTTTCTAAACGCACCGCACTTCGTGTATCTGCAGTTAAGACCACCGTCAGCCCTGAATATTGGCTGGCAATTTCGTTAATCGCTAACGCATCTGCGCCGGCTAATACATTGCCTAAAATTTTATGATCATTGGCTTCTGTCGGAATGGCTAAATCGAAATATTTGGTTGTCATAACTGCGGTGTGTTGTTAGATAAAAATAAAAGATGAGCGATAGTTTAGCCTAAATCTTCCTGTATTTCCAATGAAAGTCTGTATAAAAATCCAGTAAAAAAGCCAAGTTATTTACTTGGCTTTTCATTTATTATTTTTGTGGCTTTCCTGCTTTCTCTTTTTGAGCTTTCATCGCTGCTTTCTCTTCTTCAGTCCAGTTCTCATCAAATTTCACGACTGGTACACAGCAACAACCTCTACCACCACCCTTTTCTACCCCTATATCTTTACAAAATTGGCTATAGCCATCCCACACTTTGCGTAAGAATCCTTTTTTTTTCTCTGTCATATTGGTTTTCTCCTCTTCACGCTAATTTGATTATCATAAAACGATCGTATGATTTTGCAACATTTTCTTGACCTCTTTACGACAGATTTTTAACCAATTTTTCTTTCCCCCTAGATCTGCCATCACTTTTGTTTGTTTATTCAAAAAAGCTGTTAATGTTGGGCAATCCTGACTATCTGAGACTTTCATTAAACGTTGAATTGATGCTATTGTTCCTGCTAACGAACCATGAAAGTTAGCAAAAAACTCTAATAATTGAAGATCTTGTTCTACTAATGTCCAGTCGACGATTGCAGAAAACTGATTTGCCAGTGAATGTAGTGAAAAAGAGAGGTTTCTCTCAAATTGCTTTTTGGCTTCCTGACAGAGTAGTTGTCCTTGTTCAGTCAATGGTTTTATCGCAATGACTGAATAACAACCACTACTCGCT encodes:
- a CDS encoding DUF5363 family protein gives rise to the protein MTEKKKGFLRKVWDGYSQFCKDIGVEKGGGRGCCCVPVVKFDENWTEEEKAAMKAQKEKAGKPQK